The Actinomycetota bacterium genome segment TAAACAATTTTTTCACCGACCTTAATTATTACCATAAGTTTAACTAACCCTGAATAATCTGTCAATAGTATTATAAATGATTTTTATTAAAATGCAAAATTAATTTTTCACTTTAAATGAAAAATATTTTTACTATTATATTGTAAATATTATGCTTTTGCTATTTTAATCCCCATGCCTATAATTATAGAATCCACCAAAATTGGGAAAGGGTTCAGAAATTAAAGAGTTATTTACTCTAACCAAGTATTTTAAAAAACACCGGGGGCCTTTTACGGCCAGCATAGTGTTCATATTACTTACCGACCTGCTGTCACTACTTGTCCCCTGGATTCTAAAGATAGCCATTGATCAAATACGCTACCAGCCAGAATCAGTAAACTTGATTACCTTTGCCGCTTATCTCATGGCGGTAGCCTGCCTGCAGGGATTGTTCAGGTATTTGATGAGAAAACTGCTGATAGGGATATCCCGGCAAATAGAATATGATATCCGAACCGATTTTTTTTCTCATCTGCAAAGGATACATTCCTCCTTTTTTACCAATACCAGGACCGGCAGTATTATGGCCCTGGCTACCAATGACCTGGATGCGGTAAGGAATTTTTTGGGACCGGGCATATTAAACCTGTTTAATACCGCTTTTGTATTTGTGTTAACCCTGGCCGTCATGTTTTCCATAGATGTAAAGCTATCCCTATTTGCCCTAATCGCCATACCCATCCTGCCTTTTCTGGTAAGCAGGCTGAGCTCTCTTTTGCATAACCGGTTCAAGGCATCCCAGGAACAATATGCTGCCCTTTCTGCCAGGACCCAGGAAAGCATAGCCGGCATCAAGGTTATAAAGTCTTTTACCCGGCAGGAACAGGAAAAGGAAATCTTTTCCCGGCTAAATAAGGAATATATTAACCGAAACCTCTCTTTAGCCAAGGTGCGGTCCGCATTCTGGCCATCCATGATTTTTATTGGGGGCGTAGGCACCATGGTGGTCTTACTGGTAGGGGGCCGGCAGGTCATGGCCCAGACTTTGACCCTGGGGCAATTTGTACAGTTTTCAGCCTATATTGGATCCATTACCTGGCCCCTTATATCCCTGGGCTGGGTTATAAACCTGGTACAGCGGGGCTCGG includes the following:
- a CDS encoding ABC transporter ATP-binding protein gives rise to the protein MGKGSEIKELFTLTKYFKKHRGPFTASIVFILLTDLLSLLVPWILKIAIDQIRYQPESVNLITFAAYLMAVACLQGLFRYLMRKLLIGISRQIEYDIRTDFFSHLQRIHSSFFTNTRTGSIMALATNDLDAVRNFLGPGILNLFNTAFVFVLTLAVMFSIDVKLSLFALIAIPILPFLVSRLSSLLHNRFKASQEQYAALSARTQESIAGIKVIKSFTRQEQEKEIFSRLNKEYINRNLSLAKVRSAFWPSMIFIGGVGTMVVLLVGGRQVMAQTLTLGQFVQFSAYIGSITWPLISLGWVINLVQRGSVSMKRINKVLDIRPRIKSPSRPVKLDRIRGRIEFKHVYFKYENEKGYDDYVKENIMDRQLISARSSQDWVLEDINFTLEEKRQLALVGFTGSAKSTLLNLAVRLYDPQKGQVSVDGYNLKKIDLGLLRASIGYVTQEPFLFSKSIQENILYGLQQKTRLPDSQLEKIAQEAAKAACLHQEVMGFDQKYKTIIGERGITLSGGQKQRLAIARALATQPSILILDDSFSSIDTNTEEKILANLKTWTSEMTTIMVSHRISTIKDSDLILVMDEGKITERGNHDQLLAGCGIYQKLYYRQQLEEVIKEEL